The Gopherus evgoodei ecotype Sinaloan lineage chromosome 11, rGopEvg1_v1.p, whole genome shotgun sequence nucleotide sequence CTCTATATGCAATATGGTTAAACACTGGAGTTCAGTTTAACTGTGTGTTCCTAGTATGCAGCTACTAGCTAGCTATAAACTGATAAAATTTATCTGTTTCGGACTATCTTTACTAATGAAGAGCAAATTATAACCCTATAAAAACTGTATTGTTTGAAGTAACTGTGTGTGATGCATTCGAATAAATGCATCTGCACagaatattttattattctttaaaTTAGGGCGTATGAAATCATTAATCTACAAATGACAAAGTAAAATCCCCCAAAATATGTGGAATACAGACAGTCATGGAAACAGCTGAAGTTAAATATGTTTTTCTAGTTCCAATCTGGCTCCAAATAAcattattttctgaaaaaataataatcatctcCCAGCTACATGAAAGTAGCTATTTTCACCTTAACAACCACTCAATCTATATACTGGTGGGCTCACTTTACTTTAGACTGAGAACAGTGTTGTAATTATTTCTTAATCCCCAATTACATTACATGaattattattcttttaaaaggAATTCTGCATCGTTGTGAAATTTATGATACCAAATCACAACTGACAGTCGTGGCACCTGGCTGTTCGGAGacaattttacagaaaaaaaaagataaatatttaagaaaattatAATTGTAACTGATCAACATACTTAAAGTCTTTTATACTGGCCTCGAGGGAGGAACAGAAGATATTAAAATACactaaaaagaagagagaaacagaACTACAAAGTCAAGTTTTGGCAGCATTCTCCACGGATCAGAGAAAAATGCTGACATTAATTAAAAGCAAATCACAAAATCTCGCCGCCgaaggaaggggggaaaatattaaatatattttcaagtCTTTCCAAAAGTCTTTAGCTGATCGtaaattgtatttatatttcCGTCACTGTCCACAACCAATAGATCAAGATACATTGTCCTTCAGCTTTGAGACTATTTTCTTATCCTTCACCCTTCTATTCTGAAACCAAATGGTAACTTGTCTCTCAGACAGGTTTGTGGCTGCGGAAATCCTTCGCCTCTTGTCCTTGTTAATGAACTTGTTAATGGCATATTCATTCTCGAGTTCTTTAAGTTGCAGTTTGGTATATGGCACTCGCTTCTTTCTTCCACGTCTGTAGACACACATATCTGGTTGGTTTAGTGCAACGTCCCCTATTGTAAAAGACATTATGCGAAAAATTAGAATTGCATGACAGGCGTTTAAATCTTAACTGATACTTGCTGGGCACTGGTTTTCATGGGAAAATAAAAAAACGTTAGGTTGTTTACAGCTTATTATTATTTACACATCCACATTATTTGCACGCTATTAAATCACGAAAATCTTGATGGTCTGTCATCGCTTTCCAAGCCTGCATGGTAGCGAGCCTGCAAAGTTTCGCAGTgcatttgcggggggggggggttgagttTAGTTACATGTATGTAAAGTACACAGAGAACTTTGCTTAGTGTGTGCTTCCCTGTGTCTGTCTGCAAGTGgttttgtgcatgtgcacactCCCCGCATGCAGTTTCTTAACTACTCTGGGTGAGTCTTAAGTGCTAGCCTGAATAACAGATAATCCCAAGCATTCGAGACATCAATTTGCACAGCTTCCCAAAATATCAAAGGCAAAAGTGAATAAAAGTCCAATCATCAGAACAAATTAAAACTAGCCATAAGGCTAGGACAGTTGGGCATGCTAAGTTCCAGGGCTCTGGGATCTACCACACAGGGTGGAAACACAGTGTGATATTCTTAACAAACATTTTCCCCTACCCCGGGTGGCTGTGTGCGCAGAGTAACCAGGTCGCCAGGCCGGCTAGTGTAACACAGGGTGGAAATTAAACTCAGACCAAAGCTCTCCCTCGCGTACCTGGAAAGGACGATTTCCAAAAATGTGAGCTCTGGGCCTGGTCTTTAGAACAGTAAACCTGACTGTTCCAGCCATTAGCCAGAGTCCAAGACTGATAGCCCTCCATTGAGATGTATGTTTCGTGCCTCGGCTCCCCAGAGCCGAACGTGGAGACCATGTCTATGTACCCAGGAACGTGTTGGTAAGGGTTGGTATAGCCCTGGTAAAAGGACACTTCCTTGGCCCGGGAGGAGACTTCATTGGCGGGGACGCTTGTGCTGGCCAAACTGGAGACGTCCATATACTTTTCCACGGGAAAGCCGCCAATGGAGGCATGGGGGGAAGACTTCAGGGCGTTCTGCTGAATCCCGACCCCGTGGGACATCCGACAGCTGTAATATCCATTGCCAAAGTGATAGCCGTAGCCCAGCGCCGGGCCTGCCGGCGGAGCGGCGGAGCCTGGGCACTCTTTGGAGGGCGGATCGGAGCGGGCCGCGGACCCCGAGCGCTCCGGGCCCCCTGCGTACGCGAACCCCTGGGCGGCCGCCGAGCGGCCCGAGTGAGCCGCCCCGAACACGGGCGACGAGAGAAAATTGCGGCACTGGCTGGAGGCGCCGCCTCCCCCGTCTCCTCTTAATCCTTCCATCTCGCGGCTTTGCTCATGGCCTTGCACATCCCTGGCTGCGGCTTGGTCCCGGGCTAGGCACGGTGCACATTGTTTTTGCCTCCAACAGGTTAGATCATTGTGGTACGTTTATAAAAACTAACTTCaggttgggagggggaaagagggtgggggCGGCCTGCTCCAGATTAGTTTGCTGGAGTCCGGGGGCGCCTCATAGGCTGCCGAGGAGCATGTGATCCTCCAGGCGTCTGAACGAGTTCTGAGCTCTCAGCCCCTGCCCAGGACCGGCGTATCCCCTTGCCTCACTTATTCATATTTTACAGTGCGGATCCACGGGCGTTTACTCCGAAACGCGCTGATTACGCTAGTGGGAAAGGGGGTTTTATGACCCCCTTTTCTGCCGCACCAGCGGCGCTTTCATCTCCCGGAAAGCTTTCATCGCTTCAAAGGgcttaaaataaagaaagaaagaaaacaaacaagcgCTCCAACTTTTTGACCGTATTGGTTAACCCTTTAATTATTCAGTACAAAGCAAGACCAAACGGATCCCAGAGAAAGAAGTAGATCTAATGCGCAGGAAGGGACGGAGGGGAAATGTATTGTCATTGTCCAGAATATCTCGGTGTTTACTGCAGTTCTTCACACTTGAGTTTTTGTATCTTACTTCATTATCGAGTCATATGGTTATTTAAATTATGGCTCAAAGTCAAGGAAAGTTGCTAATTACTAGCAGCCAAATTGTTTTAATTAATGATCTTACTCCAATAATTGAACTGTTACTGCTAAATGCACATAAGGGGGATGTATTTAAATAACCATTTAGTTTAGAATTAAACTTTCCTTTCCTAAGTAGATGTATTGACATTTTTGAGTTATTAATGATTGCTACACGGAAGTTTGCAGTATCTTTCTATTGTCTTATTAAGAAATATAAGACTTTGCAAGGTTTTGTTATTATTGTCAGTTGAATACTAGATATATATACGCAACTTACTATGTGCGCTAGCAGGGTATATAAATGACAATGCTGTTTACGTTATTTCTGAAAAGTATAGTACATAAACATATATAGATATATGCGTGTGTGTAAGATCACAGACACAAAAACACACGCACACATAAATGGCAGATCTTATATCATTGCTGATAGCCATTAAAATCCACTGTCTGTGTACTGCACAAGATGTTAAACCTGGGATTCATTACATGTGGCTTTTTTCTTGAAGGGTCAGTTAATCTAGTGGTAAAACTGACAAGTTAAAATGCCGTgtttgcttattattattatggctCTAGGATTAACTTTCCAAGACTGCAGCAAATCTTTAGATTGTCTAATCGACACGAGTGCTGTGTCGGTTTTGAACTTGCTGTAATGCAAAATCCTAAAATGTAGCAAGTTCTATAAACATATTTCAGTCTTATTGGATTGGCTCCTTTCGGCGCCCTTGCTCTGAGTTTACTTGTTGCAAACACTTAACACGCAAACTTGGACAGAAAATGCAACAAGTTCCTACAGGGAAGCTTCTCCAAAGTAAAAGGAAGAGGGATTTTAAAATGATAATAGAAATGTTTTGAAtgcttaaaacacacacacacacacacacacacacacacacacacacacacacacacacacacacacacacgcagtggAAGAT carries:
- the HOXD13 gene encoding LOW QUALITY PROTEIN: homeobox protein Hox-D13 (The sequence of the model RefSeq protein was modified relative to this genomic sequence to represent the inferred CDS: inserted 1 base in 1 codon), translated to MCKAMSKAXEMEGLRGDGGGGASSQCRNFLSSPVFGAAHSGRSAAAQGFAYAGGPERSGSAARSDPPSKECPGSAAPPAGPALGYGYHFGNGYYSCRMSHGVGIQQNALKSSPHASIGGFPVEKYMDVSSLASTSVPANEVSSRAKEVSFYQGYTNPYQHVPGYIDMVSTFGSGEPRHETYISMEGYQSWTLANGWNSQVYCSKDQAQSSHFWKSSFPGDVALNQPDMCVYRRGRKKRVPYTKLQLKELENEYAINKFINKDKRRRISAATNLSERQVTIWFQNRRVKDKKIVSKLKDNVS